Below is a genomic region from Streptomyces ferrugineus.
CGCGAGTCGTTCCGGCTGCTCACACACGAACGCCTGCTCGTGCACGAGCTGAACCGAGGGGTCTTCGTCCGGGTTCTGACCGTCGAGGACGTCGAGGACATCTACCGCACCCGCGGCCTGGTCGAGTGCGCCGTCGTGCGGGGTCTCGGCGAGCCCCCGCACCGCCTGGACGGGCTCTCCGAAGCCGTCGGGGAGGGGCAGCGGGCCGCGCGCGAAGGTGACTGGAAGGGCGTGGGTACCGCCAACATCCACTTTCACCGGGAACTGGTAGCCCTCGCGGGAAGCGCCCGCACCGACGAGCTGATGCGCAGCGTCTTCGCCGAGCTTCGGCTCGCCTTCCACGTCGTGGACGACCCGAAGCGACTGCACGAGCCGTACCTGGCGCGCAACCGGCAGATCCTCCAGGCCCTTCAGGCCGGCGACAAGGGCGAGGCCGAGAAGCTGCTCGCGGTCTACCTCGACGACTCACTGGACCGTGTCGTCGAGGTCTACCGGCGGCGGGTGAGCGCCCCGTAGCGGCGCGACCTGCGGTTCCGGCTGTCACGGCGGAGGGCGTTCGTTTGGGTCGATGTCAGACCCAGGACCTAGTCTGTGCACCGTGACTTCGCCTGCATCGACGGACCGTGTTCCGCCCCAGCTCAGCGCGGGGCCGCGCCCCGCTCCGGGCCCGGCCGCCGACGAGGGGCTGGCGCGGCGGCTGCGCGCGCTCGCCTGCACCGCACCGCTGCACGACCTCGACGCCCGCAAGGCCAACCTCGCGGGCGAGTACTCGGTGTACGGCATGGCCGAGGTGGCGCTCGCCGCCATCGACCTGGTCACACTCAACATGGACTTCGACACGGGCGCCGACCACGACCAGATCGTCGCCCGCCTCATCCCGCGCATCGCCGCCCAGGCCCCGCGGCGCCCCGTCGCGGAGCACGAGCGGGTGGCCCGCTGGGTCCTGGAGAACCTGATCAACG
It encodes:
- a CDS encoding GntR family transcriptional regulator — encoded protein: MEEHLTSLSEDRALLGRTSTAERVSDILRSRIAEGFFPPGTRLSEDSIGGALGVSRNTLRESFRLLTHERLLVHELNRGVFVRVLTVEDVEDIYRTRGLVECAVVRGLGEPPHRLDGLSEAVGEGQRAAREGDWKGVGTANIHFHRELVALAGSARTDELMRSVFAELRLAFHVVDDPKRLHEPYLARNRQILQALQAGDKGEAEKLLAVYLDDSLDRVVEVYRRRVSAP